One genomic region from Streptomyces sp. NBC_01304 encodes:
- a CDS encoding F0F1 ATP synthase subunit B family protein produces MYLLPESLPIGPLNMRVEDLALGAVAFGAAFAFIRAMVLRMNRVLQVREELSTIPEGGIYHDIYLAEQELAALRSGSRHEAARIRQDALEEGASLLVAAREDGIQERDRILASGQARIEADRAAAEAELRLHVAELASELAARIVGEPIPAGAGHGDARYNP; encoded by the coding sequence ATGTACTTGCTGCCCGAAAGCCTGCCCATCGGCCCGTTGAACATGAGGGTGGAGGACCTCGCCCTCGGCGCCGTCGCCTTCGGTGCCGCCTTCGCCTTCATCCGGGCGATGGTGCTGCGCATGAATCGCGTCCTCCAGGTCCGTGAGGAACTGTCGACGATTCCCGAGGGCGGCATCTACCACGACATCTACCTCGCCGAGCAGGAGCTCGCCGCGCTGCGCTCCGGAAGCCGCCATGAGGCCGCCCGCATCCGCCAGGACGCCCTGGAGGAAGGCGCCTCCCTCCTGGTCGCCGCCCGTGAGGACGGGATCCAGGAGCGCGACCGGATCCTCGCCTCCGGCCAGGCCCGCATCGAGGCGGACCGCGCCGCGGCCGAGGCCGAACTGCGCCTCCATGTGGCCGAGTTGGCATCAGAACTCGCGGCCCGCATAGTCGGCGAGCCGATCCCCGCGGGGGCGGGCCACGGCGACGCACGCTACAACCCGTAA
- a CDS encoding aldehyde dehydrogenase family protein produces the protein MSTFAVRSPVSGDVLSEHPVHGPEEVRDTVVRGRGAAAVWAGLGWAGRRDRLLAWKRALARRMDELAALVARETGKPEHDARAEVLLALVHLDWAARHARRVLRMRQVSSGLLSVHQRALLGYRPLGVIGVIGPWNYPVYTPMGSIGYALAAGNAVVFKPSELTPGVGEFLASSFGEAVPDCADLLQCVTGPGSTGQALALSGVDKVAFTGSPGTARKVAAACAGTLTPLLAECGGKDAVIVGADADLDAVAEAVVWGAMSNAGQTCAGVERVYAVASVHEELCGRVVRAARALSPGTPDGEYGPMTLPGQLGVVERHMKEALAGGARAPLGGPESVRGPYVHPVVLVDVPEDSPAMTEETFGPVVAVNRVADLDEAVARANASAYGLGAAVFTGSRAAGLRVARRLDSGAVSVNSVLGFAGVPSLPFGGTGESGFGRIHGAEGLRAFAAARSVTVRRFAPAVDLTSFATPREKAAKAVELGRRLHARF, from the coding sequence ATGAGCACTTTCGCCGTACGTTCCCCCGTCAGCGGTGACGTGCTGTCGGAGCACCCGGTGCACGGGCCCGAGGAGGTGCGGGACACGGTCGTACGCGGCCGGGGCGCGGCCGCCGTGTGGGCGGGGCTCGGCTGGGCGGGGCGCAGGGACCGGCTGCTCGCCTGGAAGCGGGCGCTGGCCCGGCGCATGGACGAGCTCGCCGCGCTGGTCGCGCGCGAGACGGGCAAGCCGGAGCACGACGCGCGGGCCGAGGTGCTGCTCGCGCTGGTGCATCTGGACTGGGCGGCGCGCCATGCCCGGCGGGTGCTGCGGATGCGGCAGGTCTCCTCGGGGCTGCTCTCCGTTCATCAGCGGGCCCTGCTCGGATATCGGCCGCTGGGTGTGATCGGGGTGATCGGGCCGTGGAACTACCCGGTCTATACGCCGATGGGGTCGATCGGGTACGCGCTCGCGGCCGGGAACGCCGTGGTGTTCAAGCCGTCCGAACTCACGCCGGGCGTCGGTGAGTTCCTTGCCTCGTCGTTCGGCGAGGCGGTGCCGGACTGCGCCGATCTGCTGCAGTGCGTGACGGGGCCCGGATCGACGGGGCAGGCGCTCGCCCTGTCCGGTGTGGACAAGGTGGCGTTCACCGGGTCGCCGGGCACCGCCCGCAAGGTGGCGGCGGCCTGCGCGGGGACGCTGACGCCGCTGCTCGCGGAGTGCGGGGGCAAGGACGCGGTGATCGTGGGCGCGGACGCGGATCTGGACGCGGTCGCCGAGGCGGTGGTGTGGGGCGCGATGTCCAACGCGGGGCAGACCTGCGCGGGCGTGGAGCGCGTGTATGCCGTGGCCTCGGTGCACGAGGAGCTGTGCGGGCGGGTGGTGCGGGCCGCGCGGGCGCTGTCGCCGGGGACGCCCGACGGGGAGTACGGGCCGATGACGCTGCCCGGTCAACTCGGTGTCGTGGAACGGCACATGAAGGAGGCCCTCGCCGGTGGGGCGCGGGCCCCGTTGGGCGGTCCCGAGTCGGTGCGGGGGCCCTATGTGCATCCGGTCGTACTCGTCGACGTACCGGAGGATTCGCCCGCGATGACCGAGGAGACCTTCGGGCCCGTGGTGGCGGTCAACCGGGTGGCGGACCTGGACGAGGCGGTGGCGCGGGCCAATGCGTCGGCGTACGGGCTCGGTGCCGCGGTGTTCACGGGGTCGCGGGCGGCGGGGCTGCGGGTGGCGCGGCGGCTCGACTCGGGCGCGGTGTCGGTGAATTCGGTGCTCGGGTTCGCCGGGGTGCCGTCGTTGCCGTTCGGCGGGACGGGCGAGTCGGGGTTCGGGCGGATCCATGGGGCGGAGGGGCTGCGGGCGTTCGCCGCGGCGCGGTCGGTGACCGTGCGGCGGTTCGCTCCGGCGGTCGACCTGACCTCGTTCGCGACGCCGCGCGAGAAGGCGGCGAAGGCGGTGGAGCTGGGGCGGAGGCTGCACGCCCGGTTCTGA
- a CDS encoding oxygenase MpaB family protein yields the protein MSGPPPPPPGGILWTVAGDVRMLLTLPPALTMQVAHPAVGAGVDEHSVFRTDPWGRGERSLRSVQLWVYGGERAAEEGRRLRALHKTIQGTDTRGRRYHALMPDYYAWVHATGFPVFRHTAKYLQRRPYTEAQERQLYAEWLQVGRILGIHDRDMPQTIEEFWPYYRKVLETEIEATAVVRELVAVDRPVPAPDRGPWLLRVALRAAWPLVFPPLARFRRFITIGLMPPDAREAIGLPWTEAQERRLRRFGRVVRTVVPLLPERLRYLPLAREARAKARVGRGGRG from the coding sequence ATGAGCGGACCCCCACCACCACCACCCGGCGGCATCCTGTGGACCGTCGCCGGGGACGTACGCATGCTGCTCACCCTGCCCCCGGCGCTCACCATGCAGGTCGCCCACCCGGCCGTCGGCGCGGGCGTCGACGAGCACTCGGTGTTCCGCACCGACCCCTGGGGACGCGGCGAGCGCTCGCTCCGGTCGGTGCAGCTGTGGGTGTACGGGGGAGAGCGGGCCGCCGAGGAGGGGCGCCGGCTGCGCGCCCTGCACAAGACGATCCAGGGCACGGACACCCGGGGCCGCCGCTACCACGCGCTGATGCCCGACTACTACGCGTGGGTGCACGCCACCGGCTTCCCCGTCTTCCGGCACACCGCGAAGTACCTGCAGCGGCGCCCCTACACCGAGGCCCAGGAGCGGCAGCTGTACGCGGAGTGGCTGCAGGTCGGACGCATCCTCGGCATCCACGACCGGGACATGCCGCAGACGATCGAGGAGTTCTGGCCCTACTACCGCAAGGTCCTGGAGACCGAGATCGAGGCCACCGCGGTCGTCCGCGAGCTCGTGGCCGTCGACCGCCCGGTCCCGGCGCCGGACCGGGGGCCTTGGCTGCTCAGGGTCGCGCTGCGGGCGGCCTGGCCGCTGGTGTTCCCGCCGCTGGCGCGCTTCCGGCGCTTCATCACCATCGGGCTCATGCCGCCGGACGCGCGAGAGGCGATAGGGCTGCCGTGGACCGAGGCGCAGGAGCGCAGGCTGCGACGGTTCGGGCGGGTGGTGCGGACCGTGGTGCCGCTGCTCCCCGAGCGGCTGCGGTACCTGCCGCTGGCGCGGGAGGCACGGGCGAAGGCCCGGGTCGGTCGTGGGGGGCGGGGCTAA
- a CDS encoding VOC family protein, whose product MDIKLQQCFIAVDDHDKALEFYRDVLGFEVRNDVGFEGMRWVTLGSPTQDVEIVLEPPAADPNASPADKQAMEELLAKGMLRGVIFRTQDVDAVFERIQASGAEVLQEPFDQPYGVRDCAFRDPAGNMLRFNQLPAK is encoded by the coding sequence ATGGACATCAAACTTCAGCAGTGCTTCATCGCCGTCGACGACCACGACAAGGCCCTCGAGTTCTACCGCGACGTGCTCGGCTTCGAGGTGCGCAACGACGTCGGGTTCGAGGGCATGCGCTGGGTGACCCTCGGCTCGCCCACGCAGGACGTGGAGATCGTCCTCGAACCGCCGGCCGCGGACCCGAACGCCTCCCCGGCGGACAAGCAGGCCATGGAGGAACTGCTCGCCAAGGGCATGCTGCGTGGCGTGATCTTCCGGACCCAGGACGTCGACGCCGTCTTCGAGCGCATCCAGGCGTCGGGCGCCGAGGTGCTGCAGGAGCCGTTCGACCAGCCGTACGGCGTCCGGGACTGCGCCTTCCGCGATCCGGCGGGCAACATGCTGCGCTTCAACCAGCTGCCCGCGAAGTGA
- a CDS encoding helix-turn-helix transcriptional regulator: protein MDRDYAEPIDVPALAASALMSAGHFSRSFRAAFGETPYSYLMTRRIERAKALLRRGDLSVTDVCFAVGCTSLGTFSTRFTELVGESPSAYRARPHEQGEAIPACVAKIFTRPVRNPEKAEKAEQARIAERVRNQEAKGEPSP, encoded by the coding sequence ATGGACCGCGACTACGCGGAGCCGATCGACGTCCCGGCCCTTGCGGCCTCGGCCCTCATGTCGGCCGGCCACTTCTCGCGCAGCTTCCGTGCCGCGTTCGGCGAGACTCCGTACAGCTATCTGATGACCCGCAGGATCGAGCGGGCCAAGGCCCTGCTGCGGCGCGGTGACCTGTCAGTGACGGACGTCTGCTTCGCTGTCGGCTGTACGTCGCTGGGGACGTTCAGCACCCGCTTCACCGAGCTGGTCGGGGAGAGCCCGAGCGCCTACCGGGCGCGCCCGCACGAGCAGGGCGAGGCCATCCCGGCCTGCGTCGCCAAGATCTTCACGCGCCCGGTCCGCAACCCCGAGAAGGCGGAAAAGGCCGAGCAGGCGAGGATCGCCGAACGGGTCAGGAATCAAGAAGCCAAGGGCGAGCCGTCCCCGTAG
- a CDS encoding TetR/AcrR family transcriptional regulator, giving the protein MLAGALGSPRPPGDALSEQILDAAREQFTTFGLRRSTVDDVAKRAGVSRVTVYRRIGGKDALVSACLLREYQRFVTEVDAAVAALPAMEDRLVEGFAAVLRHIRDHPLVGGLMRLEPETMLPFLTLESGPAFLAMREYLADRLRRAQRAEGRPERDPTPVAELMVRITVSFLLNPVSCFEIDEDDQAREFARRYLVPLLQA; this is encoded by the coding sequence ATGCTGGCCGGCGCCCTGGGCTCCCCGCGGCCCCCCGGCGACGCCCTCTCCGAGCAGATACTCGACGCGGCCCGCGAGCAGTTCACGACCTTCGGGCTGCGCCGCTCGACCGTCGACGACGTGGCCAAGCGGGCCGGCGTCTCGCGGGTCACCGTGTACCGGCGGATCGGCGGCAAGGACGCCCTCGTATCGGCCTGTCTGCTGCGCGAGTACCAGCGCTTCGTCACCGAGGTCGACGCGGCGGTGGCGGCCCTGCCGGCCATGGAGGACCGCCTCGTCGAGGGCTTCGCCGCCGTGCTGCGGCACATCCGGGACCATCCGCTGGTCGGCGGCCTGATGCGGCTGGAGCCCGAGACGATGCTGCCGTTCCTCACCCTGGAGAGCGGGCCCGCCTTCCTGGCCATGCGGGAGTACCTCGCCGACCGGCTGCGGCGGGCGCAGCGCGCCGAGGGCAGGCCGGAGCGCGATCCCACGCCCGTCGCCGAGCTGATGGTGCGGATCACGGTCTCCTTCCTGCTCAACCCGGTCAGCTGCTTCGAGATCGACGAGGACGACCAGGCGCGCGAGTTCGCCCGCCGCTACCTGGTCCCACTGCTGCAGGCGTAG
- a CDS encoding DUF4235 domain-containing protein — MDPAKLMYKPVGMVVGVLGGALAGMAFRWIWAKVDDTREAPKPLDEERSWREVLPAAALEGATFAVVRAAVERGGATAFRRTTGKWPA, encoded by the coding sequence ATGGATCCGGCGAAGCTGATGTACAAGCCCGTCGGCATGGTGGTGGGCGTTCTCGGCGGCGCCCTCGCAGGGATGGCCTTCCGCTGGATCTGGGCCAAGGTCGACGACACGAGGGAGGCGCCCAAACCCCTTGACGAGGAGCGGAGTTGGCGGGAGGTGCTGCCCGCGGCCGCACTGGAAGGTGCCACCTTCGCCGTGGTGAGAGCGGCGGTCGAGCGTGGCGGCGCCACCGCCTTTCGGCGCACCACGGGGAAATGGCCGGCCTGA
- a CDS encoding oxygenase MpaB family protein — MGRYTRLREIRRLDPARDFERIHKLISQYEFPWDYTQGIGIAFIRDYGVPRISQLLDRTQEFEKAGQKRYDDTILFGHEMAQDGFDSDRGRAAARHLNRIHGKYDIANEDFLYVLATTVVGPKRWIDRFGWRPLCANEAEALALVGHKMAQMMHIEGAPSTYDAFEKLLDDYEREMFAYHPANRRVATATFRVSSSWYPALLRPVMARFSLALLDEPLLRALGFRPQPRWVQRLAVGAVRGRSQFVRLLPARPRWWPKLPKPLTYPFGYTLDDLGPHWAHARPLKPVPGDPAHPLMNGRES; from the coding sequence ATGGGCCGCTACACGCGACTGCGCGAGATCCGCCGCTTGGACCCGGCGCGCGACTTCGAGCGCATCCACAAACTGATCTCGCAGTACGAGTTCCCCTGGGACTACACACAGGGGATCGGCATCGCCTTCATCCGCGACTACGGCGTGCCCCGCATCTCCCAACTCCTCGACCGGACCCAGGAGTTCGAGAAGGCGGGCCAGAAGCGGTACGACGACACCATTCTGTTCGGCCACGAGATGGCGCAGGACGGCTTCGACTCGGATCGCGGCCGGGCCGCGGCGCGCCACCTGAACAGGATTCACGGCAAGTACGACATCGCCAACGAGGACTTCCTGTACGTCCTCGCCACCACGGTCGTCGGCCCCAAGCGCTGGATCGACCGCTTCGGCTGGCGCCCGCTGTGCGCCAACGAGGCGGAGGCGCTCGCCCTGGTCGGACACAAGATGGCGCAGATGATGCACATCGAGGGCGCCCCGTCGACGTACGACGCCTTCGAGAAGCTCCTTGACGACTACGAGCGCGAGATGTTCGCGTACCACCCGGCCAACCGGCGCGTCGCGACCGCCACCTTCCGCGTCAGCTCCTCCTGGTATCCGGCACTCCTGCGACCCGTCATGGCGCGCTTCTCGCTGGCGCTGCTCGACGAACCGCTGCTGCGCGCCCTCGGCTTCCGGCCGCAGCCGCGGTGGGTGCAGCGGCTCGCGGTGGGCGCCGTTCGGGGGCGTTCGCAGTTCGTCCGGCTGCTGCCGGCGCGGCCGCGCTGGTGGCCGAAGCTCCCCAAGCCCCTTACGTATCCCTTCGGTTACACCCTCGACGACCTCGGCCCGCACTGGGCCCACGCCCGGCCGCTCAAGCCGGTGCCCGGCGATCCGGCCCATCCCCTGATGAACGGACGGGAGTCCTGA
- a CDS encoding cation diffusion facilitator family transporter, with protein sequence MTGQGHGHDHGHAPHSGHAHGHGHGDAHGQGNGHGNGHEHGNGHGDGHGHAHAASRWAKLRHRVAHAVTPHSHDPADKVDAALESSAAGLRTLWFSLAVLAATTVVQAVIAALSGSVALLGDTVHNAADALTALPLALAFVLGRRAATRRYTYGFGRAEDLAGVFVVLVIAASALFAGYAAVRRLVEPQDVSHLPAVAAAGLVGFLGNEWVARARIRTGRRIGSAALVADGLHARTDGFTSLAVLLGAGGSALGWRLADPLIGLAITVAIALVLRTAAREVWHRLMDAVDPTLVDAAERALAGVSGVRGVGDVRLRWLGHALRAETSIVVDPHLTVVEAHARAVAAEHALLHAVPKLTAATVHVDHAAPDPTVGPDPHGALAHHFA encoded by the coding sequence ATGACAGGTCAGGGACACGGTCACGATCACGGTCATGCACCCCACTCCGGGCACGCTCATGGACACGGGCATGGGGACGCTCATGGACAGGGGAACGGGCACGGGAACGGGCATGAGCACGGGAACGGGCACGGAGACGGGCATGGTCACGCCCATGCGGCCTCCCGGTGGGCGAAGCTTCGGCATCGGGTCGCGCATGCCGTGACGCCGCACAGCCATGACCCCGCCGACAAGGTCGACGCGGCCCTGGAGAGCTCGGCGGCCGGGCTGCGCACGCTGTGGTTCTCGCTCGCCGTCCTCGCCGCGACCACCGTCGTCCAGGCGGTGATTGCCGCGCTGTCGGGCTCCGTGGCGCTGCTCGGCGACACGGTGCACAACGCGGCGGACGCCCTGACCGCACTGCCCCTGGCCCTCGCTTTCGTGCTGGGCCGCCGGGCCGCGACCCGGCGCTATACGTACGGCTTCGGCCGGGCCGAGGATCTGGCGGGCGTCTTCGTGGTCCTGGTGATCGCGGCCTCGGCGCTCTTCGCCGGGTACGCGGCCGTGCGCCGGCTGGTCGAGCCCCAGGACGTCAGTCACCTCCCGGCCGTCGCGGCGGCGGGCCTGGTCGGCTTCCTCGGCAACGAGTGGGTGGCGCGCGCCCGGATCCGCACGGGGCGGCGGATCGGTTCGGCCGCGCTGGTCGCCGACGGACTGCACGCCCGCACGGACGGTTTCACCTCTCTCGCCGTGCTCCTCGGGGCGGGCGGCTCGGCGCTCGGTTGGCGCCTCGCGGACCCGCTGATCGGTCTGGCGATCACGGTCGCGATCGCGCTGGTGCTGCGTACGGCGGCCCGCGAGGTCTGGCACCGGCTGATGGACGCGGTGGACCCGACCCTGGTCGACGCCGCCGAGCGGGCCCTGGCCGGGGTTTCGGGCGTACGCGGGGTGGGCGACGTCCGACTTCGGTGGCTGGGCCATGCGTTGCGGGCCGAGACCTCGATCGTGGTGGACCCGCACCTCACGGTGGTCGAGGCACACGCCCGCGCGGTGGCGGCGGAGCATGCCCTGCTGCACGCGGTGCCGAAGCTGACGGCGGCGACGGTGCACGTCGACCATGCGGCACCGGACCCGACGGTCGGGCCGGACCCGCACGGGGCGCTGGCCCACCACTTCGCATAG
- a CDS encoding M1 family metallopeptidase yields the protein MHRRLIVPSALAAAFLLAIPASAADFSPGAPGIGDPYYPASGNGGYDVSHYDLRLKYQPKTDLLEGTATLIATAKQDLSRFNLDFGLKVSEVRVNGKKATFKASGTQELEITPATPLPKGAPAAIVVKYAGKPSELKINDWTAWARTPDGAVAAQEPDSAVWWFPSNDHPLDKATYDVSVQVPNDVQAISNGVLQSTRPVGKDWTRYSWRSNKPQASYLTTLAVGKFDITTDKTADGLPVLNAYSKDLGDNAGSARASIERTTEVAEWLTELYGPYPFNALGGYVPNVTSGFALETQTRPFYSPRQFANGSNVSVVVHELAHQWYGDSVSVHGWKDIWVNEGFARYSQWLWSEKEGEASAQELADYVYASHPADDPFWTVKPGDPGAENQFDIAVYDRGALALQALRNEVGDDVFFELLKGWPAKYKYGNAKVGDFVRYAEEVSGKPLASLFDTWLYQPTRPGAPAAAKAEVLRAPGAGKLAQPKGWKKIAATNSIHEHGHDH from the coding sequence GTGCACCGCAGACTCATCGTCCCGAGCGCGCTCGCGGCCGCCTTCTTGCTGGCGATCCCGGCATCGGCCGCAGATTTCTCGCCGGGCGCGCCGGGGATCGGCGACCCCTACTACCCGGCCAGTGGCAACGGCGGTTACGACGTCTCCCACTACGACCTGCGCCTCAAGTACCAGCCCAAGACCGACCTGTTGGAGGGCACGGCGACCCTTATCGCCACCGCCAAGCAGGACCTGTCGCGCTTCAACCTCGACTTCGGCCTGAAGGTCAGCGAGGTCCGGGTCAACGGCAAGAAGGCCACGTTCAAGGCCTCCGGCACCCAGGAGCTGGAGATCACCCCGGCGACCCCGCTGCCCAAGGGCGCGCCGGCCGCGATCGTCGTGAAGTACGCGGGCAAGCCGTCCGAGCTGAAGATCAACGACTGGACCGCGTGGGCCCGTACGCCCGACGGCGCCGTGGCGGCGCAGGAGCCCGACTCGGCCGTGTGGTGGTTCCCGTCCAACGACCACCCGCTCGACAAGGCGACGTACGACGTCTCCGTGCAGGTCCCCAACGACGTCCAGGCGATCAGCAACGGCGTCCTGCAGTCCACCCGCCCGGTCGGCAAGGACTGGACCCGCTACAGCTGGCGCTCCAACAAGCCGCAGGCCTCTTACCTGACCACGCTCGCCGTCGGCAAGTTCGACATCACGACGGACAAGACGGCGGACGGCCTGCCGGTCCTCAACGCGTACAGCAAGGACCTCGGCGACAACGCGGGTTCGGCGCGCGCCAGCATCGAGCGGACCACCGAGGTCGCCGAGTGGCTGACCGAGCTGTACGGGCCGTACCCCTTCAACGCCCTTGGCGGGTACGTCCCGAACGTGACCTCCGGCTTCGCGCTGGAGACCCAGACCCGGCCGTTCTACAGCCCGCGCCAGTTCGCGAACGGCTCGAACGTGTCCGTGGTCGTGCACGAGCTGGCCCACCAGTGGTACGGCGACAGCGTGTCCGTGCACGGCTGGAAGGACATCTGGGTCAACGAGGGCTTCGCGCGCTACAGCCAGTGGCTGTGGTCCGAGAAGGAGGGCGAGGCCTCGGCGCAGGAGCTCGCGGACTACGTGTATGCCTCGCACCCCGCGGACGACCCGTTCTGGACCGTCAAGCCGGGCGACCCGGGCGCGGAGAACCAGTTCGACATCGCGGTCTACGACCGGGGCGCGCTGGCCCTGCAGGCGCTGCGCAACGAGGTCGGCGACGACGTGTTCTTCGAGCTCCTCAAGGGCTGGCCGGCCAAGTACAAGTACGGCAACGCGAAGGTGGGTGACTTCGTCCGGTACGCCGAGGAGGTCTCCGGCAAGCCCCTCGCGTCGCTCTTCGACACCTGGCTCTACCAGCCGACCCGGCCGGGCGCGCCCGCGGCGGCCAAGGCCGAGGTGCTGCGGGCGCCCGGCGCCGGCAAGCTCGCTCAGCCCAAGGGCTGGAAGAAGATCGCGGCGACCAACTCGATCCACGAGCACGGTCACGATCACTGA
- a CDS encoding acyl-CoA dehydrogenase family protein translates to MALTAEQQDFVTALRDFARRECGTREQRDALTAEPGGPHSPALYAKLAELGWLGVCLPAEYGGAGGGMTDACLFLRETARGLVPCGGFVTSVITAKAYERFGSPAQRKAAVGGAVGGQVLAIAMSEPEAGSDVAALRCKAELRPDGGWLVNGHKTWISNAHLAEYILLVARTDASGDKHQGLTMFHVPAATAGIEVRGIETMGGREVNDVHFTDVRLPADAVVGTVGEAWPQLMAGLNAERLFLAANMLGRAERIFEDTVAYVGARVQFGRPVGTFQALRHRLADLATEIECARLLVFDLAARCDAEPERLFPREASMAKLKATETAKRAALEGMQMMGGYGYATEYDMERHLRATVVSTVYGGTSEIQRDIIGRSYGL, encoded by the coding sequence ATGGCCCTGACGGCCGAGCAGCAGGACTTCGTCACCGCGCTCCGTGACTTCGCGCGCCGGGAGTGCGGAACCCGTGAGCAGCGGGATGCGCTGACCGCCGAGCCGGGCGGACCGCACTCCCCCGCGCTGTACGCGAAGTTGGCGGAGCTCGGCTGGCTCGGGGTGTGTCTGCCGGCGGAGTACGGCGGGGCGGGCGGGGGCATGACCGACGCCTGCCTGTTCCTGCGGGAGACCGCGCGCGGCCTGGTGCCGTGCGGCGGTTTCGTGACGTCCGTGATCACGGCGAAGGCGTACGAAAGGTTCGGCAGCCCGGCGCAGCGCAAGGCGGCGGTGGGTGGCGCGGTCGGGGGCCAGGTGCTCGCGATCGCGATGTCGGAGCCGGAAGCGGGCTCGGACGTGGCGGCGCTGCGCTGCAAGGCCGAACTGCGCCCGGACGGCGGGTGGTTGGTGAACGGACACAAGACCTGGATATCCAACGCTCATCTCGCCGAGTACATCCTGCTCGTCGCCCGCACCGACGCCTCCGGGGACAAGCACCAGGGGCTGACCATGTTCCACGTTCCGGCGGCGACCGCGGGCATCGAGGTGCGGGGCATCGAGACGATGGGCGGGCGCGAGGTCAACGACGTCCACTTCACGGACGTACGGCTGCCCGCCGACGCGGTGGTGGGCACGGTGGGCGAGGCGTGGCCGCAGCTGATGGCGGGGCTGAACGCGGAGCGTCTCTTCCTCGCCGCGAACATGCTCGGCCGGGCCGAGCGGATCTTCGAGGACACGGTGGCGTACGTCGGTGCGCGGGTGCAGTTCGGGCGGCCGGTCGGCACGTTCCAGGCACTGCGGCACCGGCTCGCGGATCTGGCCACGGAGATCGAGTGCGCGCGGCTGCTCGTCTTCGACCTGGCGGCGCGGTGCGACGCGGAGCCGGAGCGGCTGTTCCCGCGCGAGGCGTCGATGGCCAAGCTGAAGGCCACGGAGACCGCCAAGAGGGCCGCACTTGAGGGCATGCAGATGATGGGCGGGTACGGCTACGCCACCGAGTACGACATGGAGCGGCACCTGCGGGCCACGGTGGTGTCGACGGTGTACGGCGGCACTAGCGAGATTCAGCGGGACATCATCGGCAGGAGTTACGGGTTGTAG
- the sph gene encoding sphingomyelin phosphodiesterase, with the protein MSGAALATAVAGATLVAVAPAADAAATPGLKVLTYNTFLFSKSLYPNWGQDHRAAEIPKTAFFKGQDVVVLQEAFDNSSSDALKRNAAAQYPHQTPVVGRSKDGWDATGGNYSTTTPEDGGVTVLSKWPIVRKEQYVYPDACGSDWYSNKGFAYVVLDVNGTRVHVVGTHAQSTDPGCDAGEAAAMRSKQFKTIDAFLDAKNIPASEQVLVAGDMNVDSHSAEYASMLADGGLVGADSRTGHPYSFDTQDNSIAKDRYPDDPREDLDYVLHRAGHARPAGWNNTVVKEQSAPWTVSSWGKDYTYTNLSDHYPVTASGQ; encoded by the coding sequence ATGTCCGGTGCGGCTCTCGCCACCGCAGTCGCGGGGGCCACACTCGTCGCCGTCGCCCCGGCGGCGGACGCCGCGGCGACCCCCGGCCTGAAGGTGCTGACGTACAACACCTTCCTGTTCAGCAAGTCGCTCTACCCGAACTGGGGCCAGGACCACCGGGCCGCCGAGATCCCCAAGACCGCCTTCTTCAAGGGCCAGGACGTCGTCGTGCTCCAGGAGGCCTTCGACAACTCCTCGTCGGACGCCCTGAAGCGGAACGCGGCGGCGCAGTACCCGCATCAGACCCCGGTGGTCGGCCGCAGCAAGGACGGCTGGGACGCGACCGGGGGCAACTACTCCACGACGACGCCCGAGGACGGCGGGGTCACCGTGCTCAGCAAGTGGCCGATCGTGCGCAAGGAGCAGTACGTCTACCCGGACGCCTGCGGCTCCGACTGGTACTCCAACAAGGGCTTCGCCTATGTGGTGTTGGACGTGAACGGCACGCGCGTGCATGTGGTCGGCACCCATGCGCAGTCCACCGACCCGGGGTGCGACGCGGGTGAGGCGGCAGCGATGCGCAGCAAGCAGTTCAAGACGATCGACGCGTTCCTGGACGCCAAGAACATCCCCGCCTCCGAGCAGGTCCTGGTCGCCGGGGACATGAACGTCGACTCGCACAGCGCCGAGTACGCCTCCATGCTCGCCGACGGCGGCCTGGTGGGCGCGGACTCCCGGACCGGGCACCCGTACTCCTTCGACACCCAGGACAACTCGATCGCGAAGGACCGCTACCCGGACGACCCGCGCGAGGACCTGGACTACGTCCTGCACCGCGCGGGCCACGCCCGCCCGGCGGGCTGGAACAACACGGTCGTCAAGGAGCAGAGCGCGCCCTGGACCGTCTCCAGCTGGGGCAAGGACTACACGTACACCAACCTGTCCGACCACTACCCGGTGACCGCGTCCGGGCAGTAG